From one Macrobrachium nipponense isolate FS-2020 chromosome 37, ASM1510439v2, whole genome shotgun sequence genomic stretch:
- the LOC135209342 gene encoding dual specificity protein kinase shkD-like yields the protein MDFPSAQQPAPITTTYGLVFGLPFSSPLLRSPLPSFLANNITTTTTNNYTDGTKNITNNHRSIVSSDRNTPTTTTLPPPTTTNHQQLPHQSPPPTPTITTSPPSNEIPPNTTTTRTAAAAAEAAAPPTTTSAPNLQQQHHHHHQISNNRC from the coding sequence ATGGACTTCCCGTCAGCCCAACAACCTGCGCCCATCACCACCACATACGGCCTCGTATTCGGTCTGCCCTTCTCCTCCCCCTTGCTTcgttctcccctcccctcctttctTGCCAACAACatcaccaccactaccaccaacAATTATACAGACGGCACCAAAAACATCACCAACAACCACCGCAGCATCGTCAGCTCAGACcgtaatactccaacaacaacaacactgccTCCTCCAACAACCACCAATCATCAACAACTGCCACATCAATCGCCACCACCAACTCCAACAATAACAACATCTCCTCCATCGAACGAAATCCCCCCCAATACgacaacaacaagaacagcagcagcagcagcagaagcagcagctcCTCCAACAACAACGTCCGCCCcgaatctccaacaacaacatcatcatcatcatcaaatctCCAACAATAGATGCTAA